In Heliangelus exortis chromosome 18, bHelExo1.hap1, whole genome shotgun sequence, a single genomic region encodes these proteins:
- the WEE1 gene encoding wee1-like protein kinase → MSFLSVQQAAPPRRVSARRAAAPIRQKLLFLSAHSDCEEEEEDEEEEGGSSGNSTGEDSAFQEADSPLSAARTPARGGPPLMEEEEEEMEPAAAPLPDEGDSWEEEGFGSSPVKSPGAYFMAGSPSSPPPHKGRRHCGRSPLHPAAGGYRVQSEEPSSPLPDCPGTPPHKTFRKLRLFDTPHTPKSLLSKAQGIGSSSVKLRGGSLFMNVGKSEKQEEDIRQTPHVNINPFTPDSMFLHSSDGKCRGRKRTHWNDSFGEDMEASDGEPEDETIRPAKRITITESNMKSRYATEFHELEKIGSGEFGSVFKCVKRLDGCVYAIKRSKKPLAGSVDEQNALREVYAHAVLGQHSHVVRYYSAWAEDDHMLIQNEYCNGGSLADAISENYRNMRYFTEPELKDLLLQVARGLKYIHSMSLVHMDIKPSNIFISRTSVPSTTSEEGDDDDWSSDRVIFKIGDLGHVTRVCSPQVEEGDSRFLANEVLQENYAHLPKADIFALALTVVCAAGAEPLPTNGDQWHEIRQGKLPRIPQVLSQELLDLLKVMINPDPEKRPSAVALVKHSVLLSAAKKSAEQLRIELNAEKFKNSLLQKELKKAQMAKAAAEERALFTDRMTTRSTTQNRPSRLIGKKMNRSVSLTIY, encoded by the exons ATGAGCTTCCTCAGCGTGCAGCAGGCGGCGCCGCCGCGGCGGGTCTCGGCTCGTCGAGCGGCCGCCCCTATCCggcagaagctgctgtttctgaGCGCCCACAGCGACTgcgaggaggaggaagaggacgaggaggaggagggcggcAGCAGCGGCAACAGCACCGGCGAGGACTCGGCCTTCCAGGAGGCGGACTCGCCGCTTTCGGCGGCCCGCACCCCGGCGCGGGGCGGCCCGCCCctgatggaggaggaggaggaggagatggagccaGCGGCGGCGCCACTGCCGGACGAAGGCGACtcatgggaggaggaggggttcGGCTCTTCTCCGGTAAAATCTCCTGGAGCCTATTTTATGGCCGGCTCGCCCTCATCACCGCCTCCCCACAAGGGTCGCCGCCACTGCGGGCGCTCCCCGCTGCACCCGGCGGCTGGCGGTTACCGGGTGCAGAGCGAGGAGCCGAGCTCGCCGCTGCCTGACTGCCCCGGCACACCGCCTCACAAGACCTTCCGCAAGCTGCGCCTCTTCGATACGCCACACACCCCCAAG AGCTTGCTTTCTAAAGCTCAAGGAATAGGCTCCAGCTCAGTCAAACTTCGAGGGGGATCTCTGTTTATGAATGTTGGGAAATCTGAGAAGCAAGAAGAAGATATAAGGCAAACACCTCACGTGAACATCAATCCTTTCACTCCCGATTCCATGTTCCTTCACAGCTCTGATGGAAAATGTCGGGGGAGGAAGCGAACACACTGGAATGA CTCTTTTGGAGAAGACATGGAAGCAAGTGATGGAGAGCCTGAAGATGAAACTATCAGACCTGCTAAG agGATAACAATAACAGAAAGCAATATGAAGTCACGCTATGCGACCGAATTTCATGAACTGGAGAAGATTGGATCTGGTGAATTTGGTTCTGTGTTTAAATGTGTGAAGAGGCTTGATGGCTGTGTTTATGCAATAAAGCGTTCCAAGAAACCTTTAGCTGGCTCAGTGGATGA GCAAAATGCTTTAAGGGAGGTCTATGCACATGCAGTTCTGGGACAGCATTCTCATGTAGTAAGATACTACTCTGCATGGGCAGAAGATGATCACATGCTTATACAGAATGAATACTGCAATG GTGGCAGTTTAGCAGATGCCATAAGTGAAAATTACAGGAATATGCGTTATTTTACTGAACCAGAACTGAAGGACCTGCTGCTTCAGGTGGCTCGAGGCTTAAAGTACATTCATTCAATGTCACTGGTACATATGGATATCAAACCTA GTAATATTTTCATATCTAGGACATCAGTCCCAAGTACAACTTCAGAAGAAGGTGATGATGATGACTGGTCATCTGATAGAGTCATATTTAAAATAG gtgATCTTGGTCATGTAACTCGAGTGTGTAGTCCCCAGGTGGAGGAAGGTGATAGCCGTTTTCTTGCAAATGAAGTCCTACAAGAG AACTATGCTCATTTGCCAAAAGCAGATATTTTCGCTCTTGCTCTGACTgttgtctgtgctgctggggccGAACCACTTCCAACTAACGGGGACCAGTGGCATGAAATTCGACAAGGAAAACTGCCTAGAATACCACAAGTGCTTTCTCAAGAATTACTAGACTTACTAAAA gtTATGATTAATCCTGATCCAGAGAAAAGGCCTTCAGCTGTGGCACTAGTCAAGCATTCAgtgcttctctctgctgctaAAAAGAGTGCAGAGCAGCTCCGGATAGAACTGAATGctgaaaaattcaaaaattcACTCTTGCAGAA AGAGTTGAAGAAGGCACAGATGGCAAAGGCTGCAGCTGAGGAGCGAGCACTGTTCACTGACAGAATGACAACGAGATCTACAACACAAAACAGACCATCTCGACTCATTGGGAAGAAAATGAACCGCTCAGTTAGTCTTACTATATACTAA